In Legionella israelensis, the genomic window ACCTTGCTTCAACAACAGGACTGGTTTCTACTGAAACCGGTTTATTTTCTATCGCCGGGGGTGGAGAAGGTTTTTTTGAAAATACAGAATAAGCTGTAGTGATAATAGCAAGGAGAATGATTCCGAACAGGGCTATCCGTTTAAACCTCATGTTTTTGTTCATTATGAATTCAATATGGTAAGGGATTATAAAATATTAAAGAATAAATTTCAAAAAAATCGGAAAAATCGGACCAGTTATATCGAATTCACGATAAATTTCTATCGACATATGAAACGATCGCAAATTTGGTTTTTTTCAGCCCCTATGAGCCAACTAAATTGTATAAATTAACTTATGGACTAATCTTTATTATAGGAGAAAGGAATATTATTTTATAAGGAGAGTATGATGGATTTATTATTTTTAATTATTTTAATATTGGTGTTAATAGCCGTCTTGCCTGCCTGGCCTTATAGTCGTGGATGGGGATATTATCCGAGTGGCGGGATAGGGCTGCTGTTACTCATATTGATCCTTCTGTTTTTGATGGGAAGAGTGTAAATAGAATATTATTATATGAACACATCATGTCCACATACCATTTTGCATGGGGCTTCATGCTGCCAAAATTTTTTGTACGGATAAACAGTTAAACGATCAGATGCTATACCTGGCCGTCGATTTAATTCATAACTTATTTTGAATTTTGTTCTTTTTTTGCCTGATCGATTGCAATCGCTATGGCGCGACCTTCTTCATACCCCTCTTCAAGTAATTTATTAGCGATTTCAATTGCCTTATTTCTAGTTGAAGTATCTAAATTTTTCATTGAATCTGGATAGTTTGATTTCGTCCATGGCATATCTATCTCCTTTTGGTATATAGCAGACTCTTTTAATTAACTTTTTTAAATATAGACAACTTCTTCAATTAATTGTAAAAAGGAATAGCTTCTTTAACGTGAATTCGATGTAACTGTTTAAGGATTATCCTGCAAAGAGAAAATATATTGAAAACCCAGACCTTTTGTGATCTTATTTGTTTTTTCTAAGAACAGTAATAGGATACAAGAGGCCTGGAATGGATAAGTTAGTCGAATTATTCTGTATTGTCGATGATTTTTGTCAAAAGTTTTTACCAATCTTTGAGCAGCAACTTATAAATATTTCAGGCAAAGTCAGGAAGAAACCCTGTAGCCTGTCTATGTCCGAAATAATGACGATAGTGATACACTACCACCAATCCAATTATCGAAACTTCAAAAGCTATTATTCTTATGTTTTGCAGAAAGATTTACGTCCCTATTTCCCAAAACTGGTCAGCTATAGCAGAATGACTGAGCTGATGCCATCTTGTATAGTGCCATTAACGGCATTTTGCCACAATCAATCAAAGACTCTAACTGGCATTTATTTCGTAGACTCAACCCCTATTGAGGTCTGCCACGTTAAAAGAGCGCAACAGAATAAAACATTTAAGGGGTTAGCGGAGAAGTCCAAATCAACTATGGGATGGTATTTTGGTTTTAAACTTCATTTGGTGGCCAATGATAAAGGTGAGCTAATGGCTTTTAAAATAACCTCAAGCCGAACAGATGACCGAACGGTTGTGCCCGATTTAAGTAAAAATCTGTTGGGTAAAATGATTGGAGATAAGGGATATATTTCCCAAAATCTGACCGAGAAACTTGCTGAAAGAGGCTTGCAACTACTGACCAAAGTCAGAAAAAATATGAAGCAAAAAGTGCTCGATGCCTTTGACAAAGTCCTGTTGAGAAAAAGAGCCATTGTTGAATCTGTTATTGACCAATTAAAAAATATTTCAAATATCGAACACTCAAGGCATCGTTCTGTCTTTAATTTTATGGTCAATATCTTGGCTGGTTTGGCAGCTTATGCACTTAAGCCAAAGAAACCTTCCTTGAATATTGAAAAAACATTCGTGGCTGTCGTTTGACCAGTTATATCGAATTCACGTTTCTTTAGTTAAATGAAGGAAGAATAAATATATATATGGATATACTTTTTGAATCATTAAAGATGATTGGAATAGGCGTAGCTGTATTTTTATATGCTATTTTTCTGTTGAGAATAGCAAAGACAAGGATTCGGCTTAAAAGACCTTTTGATTTCGTCATCATAATATTAATCGGTTCCTTACTAAGTAGGATAATTAATGGTAAAGCAGAACTAATTCCAACTTTACTTACTACCTTTACTCTCATTATGCTTCATAAATTATTTGCATTGATTTCCTATCATTCCGATTGGATTGGACGAGTTTTGAAGGGAAAAGAACAGTTATTAATAGAAAATGGTGAGATTAATTGGGAGCATATGAAAGAAAGTAAAATTACGGAAGAAGATTTATTAGAAGAAGCAAGAAAAAATAAGATTTTGCGGATTGAGACAATCAAAAAAGCTTATTTGGAAAGAGATGGAAATATCAGTTTTATTAAAGAATAGTGTCAGTGTAGTTTGGTATGAGAATTAGAAGATATCCTTAAAAGAATTGGGTGATGCAATTCCCGTGTTTATTCCTATGCGATATCAAATTAGGGAGTTGATTTTCGAAAGAAGTAAATAAAGCTAAATATGTCCTTGATTTAAGAATCGTAAGTCGAGGTTTTCTTTTGCTGACTCTAATAAGGTCTTTCTCCGATTGCCAGAATTTCCAACTTCTTTATTTTTATAAGCAGACGTATGGGGATGGATCCTAAATAAAAAATATATCGCTCTGTCCATGAGAGATAGGGGCTATATTGAGCCAAATAAGGGGTATGTCGCTGCTGTTTTCCAAAGCATGAACTTGATAAGTACCAATATAATAAATATCGCCTGCTTTTACAGAATGGTTTTCGAAATTGCTCGCCGTTTCTGACATTTTATCTACATCTGCAGTGTGAAGTATTCCTTCCCCTTCTTTAATAATAAAAATGTCCATCCCTGTTTTATGCCAATGTTTACGCTGTTTTCCTGCCGGAGAAAGATAACCACATGCGAAAGCAGCCTCAGGTAATTGCTCGAATAATTTAAGGATATTAATATTTGTTTTGCCTTGAGGAAATTGTTCTTTTTCTTTCAGTACTTCAAAATAATTAAGAATACGCATCTTGATGCTCCTGAAATTTTTAACATGAGTTTTTAAATTAAGTTTAGTAGATTTTTACAACTAGTTATCAACTTGGCGTGTAAGCCGCAATCTGCCTCATATTTATCTAATCTCTTGGTATCAAAAGCTCTAGGCTCTGTGCACTTATCTTTTATCGTAGCGAAAATTTGGGTGATTTGCAGCCGGTAAGATAAGTGCACAGAGCCTAGGGAGCTTAAGTCTATGAAATGCAAGGCGGCCTAATGCGAAAGAAACGAACAGGACCTATTTAACGCTTGATGAGTGCTGTTGTCATGATTGCTGCTATTGCCAGAGACGTTAACGAAATTAAGAAGCTCCAATCATATCCTCTTGGAATTTTGTGAATTAAATAGGACATTCCATAAGCACTTAGAGTTTGACTTACTGCAAAAAAAGCCGTCATAATTCCCCACAGCAAAGAATAGTCCTGGTGGGGAACCATTTCGCTTAATTGTGCGGAAGAAAGAGAAACGATACTTAAAAATAGCATTCCCATCAATAAACTGGAAAGCATTATCAGAACAGGGTTATGCGGAAGTATAATCAATAGAATGGCTAAAATACCTATTAGATATGCGGCTATTAAACACTCCGTAACACCGATGCGATCAGCAATCAAGCCACTGCTCAAGGTCCCTACTACAGTCCCTATACCAAATAAGGACCAATTAAAACCAGCCAGTTCAGTACTGTAATGGAGATTACTTATAATATATTCTATAAGAAAAAGCGTGTGTGGCGTAAAACCAATACCAAATAAGAAATAAGCGCCTGCAAGTATAAAGAAGGGTAAGTTCATTCTATTATTCTGCAGAGCTTTGGGATGTGGAACTTGAGCGCTATCTTTTGAAGTTGGCAAGTTAAACCAGGCAAACAAGCCCGTTATTAAAGATATTAACCCTAAAATAAACCAGGTAAAGCTTAACCCAACTTTAATGGTGTAAGGAATCACAGTTCCTGACAAGACGATACCTAGCCCAATACCTGTAAATATTACTCCCCCTGTTATACCTTTCAATTTTTCCGGGGTATTTGAAAATATAAGCGAAGATGTGGTGACCATCAATAATGCCCCTCCGAATCCTGCTAAAAACCTCCAAAAATCCAACCAATAGAATCCGATGGGAAACCCGCATAAAAAAAGGCTGATCACACAGGATATTAAAGCACATTGTATGGCTTTTCGTTCTCCTAATACATGAGTACACGACTTGGCGAAGATTGCGCCAAGAAAATAACCGAGAAAATTTATCCCGCCAAGATAGCCGGCTTCAAGTTTATTTAACCAATGATGATCAATCATTAACGGCATGATGGGAGTATAAGCAAAGCGGGCTATACCTACTCCAACAAGCATGCAACATAATCCAGCCAAGGCATAGATAATGTTTTTTGAATGAAGGGATTGCATATTTTCCTTGAGATATTTTTATTGCTGTATTATATGGAATCCTTAATTACTCATGTTACGCCGCTTCGTCTTTTTTGCCTCGTGTCTTCTAAAAAATACTATGCTGCGTAACATGAGTTAATCATTTTTAATTTATTACAATGGATTAGGTAATTCTATCGATTGCCGGTGTTTCTTCATTGACTGTCGAGAGGAGGTGGCTTATTTCTTGGTTAACCACTCCCCCAACACCTCGATGATTTTCCGTGCCTGATCTTCACTGGAAATATTAAATTTGGATTTTTGCCAATATTGGTTATTTCTTTTTTGATAACGGCGAATAGTATATTTTACTGGTCCAAATTCCTTTTTTACATTATCCCAGTCTTGATATTGAAAAATGATGGTTGTCCACGCCCCTT contains:
- a CDS encoding DUF3309 family protein gives rise to the protein MMDLLFLIILILVLIAVLPAWPYSRGWGYYPSGGIGLLLLILILLFLMGRV
- a CDS encoding DUF2188 domain-containing protein, whose translation is MPWTKSNYPDSMKNLDTSTRNKAIEIANKLLEEGYEEGRAIAIAIDQAKKEQNSK
- a CDS encoding IS982 family transposase, which codes for MDKLVELFCIVDDFCQKFLPIFEQQLINISGKVRKKPCSLSMSEIMTIVIHYHQSNYRNFKSYYSYVLQKDLRPYFPKLVSYSRMTELMPSCIVPLTAFCHNQSKTLTGIYFVDSTPIEVCHVKRAQQNKTFKGLAEKSKSTMGWYFGFKLHLVANDKGELMAFKITSSRTDDRTVVPDLSKNLLGKMIGDKGYISQNLTEKLAERGLQLLTKVRKNMKQKVLDAFDKVLLRKRAIVESVIDQLKNISNIEHSRHRSVFNFMVNILAGLAAYALKPKKPSLNIEKTFVAVV
- a CDS encoding DUF421 domain-containing protein, yielding MDILFESLKMIGIGVAVFLYAIFLLRIAKTRIRLKRPFDFVIIILIGSLLSRIINGKAELIPTLLTTFTLIMLHKLFALISYHSDWIGRVLKGKEQLLIENGEINWEHMKESKITEEDLLEEARKNKILRIETIKKAYLERDGNISFIKE
- a CDS encoding cupin domain-containing protein; the protein is MRILNYFEVLKEKEQFPQGKTNINILKLFEQLPEAAFACGYLSPAGKQRKHWHKTGMDIFIIKEGEGILHTADVDKMSETASNFENHSVKAGDIYYIGTYQVHALENSSDIPLIWLNIAPISHGQSDIFFI
- a CDS encoding YbfB/YjiJ family MFS transporter — protein: MQSLHSKNIIYALAGLCCMLVGVGIARFAYTPIMPLMIDHHWLNKLEAGYLGGINFLGYFLGAIFAKSCTHVLGERKAIQCALISCVISLFLCGFPIGFYWLDFWRFLAGFGGALLMVTTSSLIFSNTPEKLKGITGGVIFTGIGLGIVLSGTVIPYTIKVGLSFTWFILGLISLITGLFAWFNLPTSKDSAQVPHPKALQNNRMNLPFFILAGAYFLFGIGFTPHTLFLIEYIISNLHYSTELAGFNWSLFGIGTVVGTLSSGLIADRIGVTECLIAAYLIGILAILLIILPHNPVLIMLSSLLMGMLFLSIVSLSSAQLSEMVPHQDYSLLWGIMTAFFAVSQTLSAYGMSYLIHKIPRGYDWSFLISLTSLAIAAIMTTALIKR